One Aegilops tauschii subsp. strangulata cultivar AL8/78 chromosome 7, Aet v6.0, whole genome shotgun sequence genomic window carries:
- the LOC109751934 gene encoding putative disease resistance protein At1g63350, whose product MERCPKFGEVFSRRSYQFKELETFWASDLLMACWICSKGYRWFNDGSFGKLQHLWLRSCPRLQFVLPVWVDSFPSLETLHIIHCGDLRHIFVLDDKWYPGKRSIQVVAFPRLTTIHLHDLPVLQQICEFKMVAPELKTIKIKGCWGMRRLPVVGASSGDMKKPTVEIEKDVWGALDWDEEVAPGHFEAPLHSRYYKKKLPRVSVLR is encoded by the exons ATGGAGAGGTGCCCCAAGTTTGGTGAAGTCTTCTCGAGGAGATCATATCAATTTAAGGAGCTGGAGACCTTCTGGGCGTCTGATCTCCTAATGGCCTGCTGGATATGCAGTAAAGGTTACCGCTGGTTCAATGATGGTTCGTTCGGAAAGCTGCAGCATCTATGGTTGCGCTCTTGCCCCAGGCTCCAGTTCGTGCTCCCTGTGTGGGTCGACTCCTTCCCAAGTTTGGAGACCCTCCACATCATCCACTGCGGAGATCTCAGGCACATATTCGTGCTAGACGACAAATGGTACCCAGGGAAAAGATCCATCCAAGTTGTAGCATTCCCAAGGCTGACAACCATCCACCTGCACGACCTGCCAGTGCTGCAGCAGATATGTGAGTTCAAGATGGTGGCACCTGAGCTCAAGACCATCAAGATCAAAGGATGCTGGGGCATGCGCCGGCTGCCGGTGGTGGGTGCCAGCAGCGGAGACATGAAGAAGCCGACCGTCGAGATCGAGAAAGACGTCTGGGGCGCTCTGGACTGGGACGAGGAGGTGGCCCCTGGTCACTTTGAGGCACCGCTGCACTCACGCTACTACAAGAAGAAACTACCCAGGGTCTCCGTCCTCAG GTGA